A genomic stretch from Prionailurus bengalensis isolate Pbe53 chromosome E2, Fcat_Pben_1.1_paternal_pri, whole genome shotgun sequence includes:
- the LOC122495205 gene encoding collagen alpha-1(I) chain-like — protein sequence MVTDARTGTHRRTHVVTWSPTVTGPLARPLQPRRPAGARAHPRHPHRLLPEGRHLPARRRPPGAQRPAGRGGASLAAGPPGSQRGRGARAGSGARRGGRREMESRPRAALGILGRLADGSCSRPWASAPLSRNSGLSDQEPGPAQPGQADRVPPRPGRAGSECAGAPSSVPVGAQAGRGRGAHAQCTGPRARFPGWACKAFIERPLCARQCYRHWGHT from the exons ATGGTCACAGACGCtcgcacaggcacacacaggcgCACGCACGTTGTGACATGGTCTCCCACGGTCACAGGCCCCCTCGCACGCCCGCTCCAGCCCCGCAGGCCCGCTGGCGCGCGCGCCCATCCCCGACATCCTCACCGCCTCCTCCCCGAGGGTCGGCACCTCCCTGCGCGCCGTCGGCCGCCGGGAGCCCAGCGGCccgcgggccggggcggggcctcgCTCGCGGCCGGACCGCCGGGCTCACAAAGGGGCCGCGGCGCGCGGGCGGGCAGCGGGGCCCGCCGTGGGGGCCGCCGGGAAATGGAGTCCAGGCCGCGCGCGGCGCTGGGCATCCTGGGACGGCTGGCAGATGGCTCCTGCTCCCGCCCCTGGGCGTCTGCGCCCCTGTCCCGAAACTCCGGGCTTTCCGACCAAGAGCCAGGACCCGCCCAGCCCGGTCAGGCCGACCGAGTCCCACCCCGGCCTGGACGCGCCGGCTCCGAGTGCGCAGGCGCACCGTCCTCGGTCCCCGTAGGGGCCCAAGCCGGGCGGGGTCGAGGTGCGCACGCGCAGTGCACGGGCCCGCGGGCCCGATTCCCTGGTTGGGCTTGCAAG GCTTTTATTGAGCGTCCCCTGTGTGCCCGGCAGTGTtacaggcactggggacacaccTGA